Proteins encoded in a region of the Oceanibaculum nanhaiense genome:
- the dnaA gene encoding chromosomal replication initiator protein DnaA, with the protein MVQLDSASADSHTDKNPHAAQWTRIRARLRSEVGDSAFRSWLKPLTLVAVKEQGVTLSVPTRFMRDWVATHYADRLRALWANEDPALRSVEIVTGLPDSASGQPAGAKTDARRGSRDRDSQAGDSPGNTPAAGNGAAAGTQNYAERPQAAAGPGLMPLAAPAFHNNGLEPLEMEAGLDPRFTFENFVVGKPNELAFAAARRAAESSSVPFNPLFLYGGVGLGKTHLMHAIAWHIRKRDPNRRVIYLSAEKFMYQFIRALRFKDTVAFKDQFRSVDVLMIDDVQFISGKDSTQEEFFHTFNALVDRNRQIVISADKSPHDLEGMEERLRSRLGWGLVADIHPTSYELRLGILQAKAEKCEIPIPHKVLEFLAHKITSNVRELEGALNRLVAHATLVGRPISLESAQELLHDLLRANDRRVTIEEIQKRVAEHFNIRIADMHSARRSRAVARPRQVAMYLAKQLTARSLPEIGRKFGGRDHTTVMHAVKKIDELRGSDQSFAEDVELLRRMLES; encoded by the coding sequence ATGGTTCAGCTTGATAGCGCGTCCGCAGACTCGCATACCGACAAGAATCCGCATGCCGCACAATGGACCCGGATACGGGCCCGCCTGCGCAGCGAGGTCGGCGACTCTGCTTTCCGCAGCTGGCTGAAGCCGCTGACCCTGGTCGCGGTAAAGGAACAGGGCGTCACCCTGTCGGTGCCGACCCGCTTCATGCGGGACTGGGTGGCGACCCACTATGCCGACCGGCTGCGCGCGCTGTGGGCCAATGAAGACCCGGCGCTGCGCAGCGTCGAGATCGTCACCGGCCTGCCCGACTCCGCATCTGGCCAGCCTGCAGGCGCCAAAACCGATGCCCGCCGCGGCTCCCGGGATCGCGACTCCCAAGCGGGCGACTCCCCAGGCAACACGCCCGCAGCGGGGAACGGAGCAGCCGCCGGGACGCAGAATTACGCCGAACGGCCGCAGGCCGCTGCCGGCCCGGGCCTGATGCCGCTCGCGGCGCCGGCCTTCCACAATAACGGGCTGGAGCCGCTGGAGATGGAGGCGGGCCTCGACCCGCGCTTCACCTTCGAGAATTTCGTCGTCGGCAAACCGAATGAGCTGGCCTTCGCCGCCGCGCGGCGGGCTGCCGAATCCTCGTCCGTGCCGTTCAACCCGCTGTTCCTCTATGGCGGCGTCGGCCTCGGCAAGACCCATCTGATGCATGCGATTGCTTGGCACATCCGCAAGCGCGATCCCAACCGCCGCGTCATCTATCTGTCGGCGGAAAAATTCATGTACCAGTTCATCCGCGCGCTGCGCTTCAAGGACACGGTGGCGTTCAAGGACCAGTTCCGTTCGGTCGATGTGCTGATGATCGACGATGTGCAATTCATCAGCGGCAAGGATTCGACGCAGGAAGAGTTCTTCCACACCTTCAACGCGCTGGTTGATCGCAACCGGCAGATCGTGATCTCCGCCGACAAGTCGCCGCACGATCTGGAGGGCATGGAAGAGCGGCTGCGTTCCCGCCTCGGCTGGGGGCTTGTCGCCGACATCCATCCGACCAGCTATGAGTTGCGGCTGGGCATTCTGCAGGCCAAGGCCGAGAAGTGCGAGATTCCGATCCCGCACAAGGTGCTGGAGTTCCTCGCCCACAAGATCACCTCCAACGTGCGTGAGCTGGAAGGCGCACTGAACCGGCTGGTGGCCCACGCCACGCTGGTCGGCCGGCCGATCTCGCTGGAGAGCGCACAGGAGCTGCTGCACGATTTGCTGCGCGCCAACGACCGGCGGGTAACCATCGAGGAAATCCAGAAGCGCGTCGCCGAGCATTTCAACATCCGCATCGCCGACATGCATTCCGCCCGCCGCAGCCGCGCCGTCGCCCGGCCGCGCCAGGTGGCGATGTACCTTGCCAAGCAGCTTACCGCCCGCTCGCTGCCGGAGATCGGCCGCAAGTTTGGCGGCCGCGACCACACCACGGTCATGCATGCGGTGAAGAAGATCGATGAGCTGCGCGGCAGCGACCAGTCCTTCGCCGAGGATGTCGAGTTGCTGCGCCGGATGCTGGAAAGCTGA
- the mutM gene encoding bifunctional DNA-formamidopyrimidine glycosylase/DNA-(apurinic or apyrimidinic site) lyase, whose amino-acid sequence MPELPEVETVRRGLAPHLEGRRLVHVEARRPDLRWPLPVDFAQRLQGRTVVALRRRAKYLLAEMEDDTVLIAHLGMSGRMLITHGQPPALEKHDHIVLATDRDVWIRFNDARRFGAMDLTTLDALDTHKLLAGLGPEPLSNEFNGPALAAALAGRHTPIKAALLDQHVVAGIGNIYACEALYRSGLSPRRLAHTVQGGRAERLATAVKQVLAEAIEAGGSTLRDYRQADGELGYFQHAFKVYGREGEACRAPDCGRPLRRLVQSGRSTFYCATCQR is encoded by the coding sequence GAACTACCCGAGGTCGAAACCGTCCGCCGGGGCCTCGCCCCGCACCTTGAAGGCCGCCGCCTGGTCCATGTCGAGGCACGCCGGCCCGACCTGCGCTGGCCGTTGCCCGTGGATTTCGCGCAACGCCTCCAGGGCCGCACGGTGGTGGCGCTGCGCCGCCGCGCCAAATATTTGCTGGCCGAGATGGAGGATGACACGGTGCTGATCGCCCATCTCGGCATGTCGGGGCGGATGCTGATCACGCACGGCCAGCCGCCGGCACTGGAGAAGCACGATCATATCGTGCTGGCGACCGACCGCGACGTCTGGATCCGCTTCAACGACGCGCGCCGTTTCGGCGCCATGGATCTGACCACGCTGGACGCGCTGGACACCCACAAGCTGCTGGCCGGGCTGGGGCCGGAGCCGCTATCCAACGAATTCAACGGGCCGGCGCTGGCCGCTGCGCTGGCCGGCCGGCACACGCCGATCAAGGCGGCGCTGCTCGACCAGCATGTGGTGGCCGGTATCGGCAATATCTATGCCTGCGAGGCGCTGTACAGGTCGGGCCTGTCGCCGCGCCGGCTGGCCCATACGGTACAGGGCGGCCGGGCCGAGCGGCTGGCGACGGCGGTTAAGCAGGTGCTGGCCGAGGCCATCGAGGCCGGCGGATCCACCCTGCGCGACTACCGCCAGGCCGATGGCGAGCTGGGCTATTTCCAGCACGCCTTCAAGGTTTATGGCCGCGAGGGCGAGGCCTGCCGCGCGCCCGATTGCGGCAGGCCGCTGCGCCGGCTGGTGCAGTCCGGCCGCTCCACTTTCTATTGTGCCACCTGCCAGCGCTGA
- a CDS encoding enoyl-CoA hydratase has product MAYENIIAEKKGAVGVITLNRPKALNALSAGLITDLGAALDDFEADAEIGCIVVTGSEKAFAAGADIKEMAGFSYMDAYKADFITKGWERLAHCRKPVIAAVAGYALGGGCEIAMMCDFILAADTAKFGQPEITIGTIPGAGGTQRLTRFVGKSKAMEMCLTGRMMDAEEAERAGLVSRIIPAAELLDEAMKTAERIAAMSKPAAMMAKESVNRAYETTLAEGVRFERRLFHSTFAMADQKEGMAAFIEKRKPAFKDE; this is encoded by the coding sequence ATGGCCTACGAAAACATCATCGCGGAGAAGAAGGGCGCCGTCGGCGTCATCACGCTGAACCGCCCGAAGGCGCTGAATGCACTGTCCGCCGGGCTGATCACCGACCTTGGCGCGGCGCTGGACGATTTCGAGGCGGATGCCGAGATCGGCTGCATCGTCGTCACCGGCAGCGAGAAGGCCTTCGCGGCCGGCGCCGACATCAAGGAGATGGCCGGCTTCTCCTACATGGACGCCTACAAGGCCGACTTCATCACCAAGGGCTGGGAGCGGCTCGCGCACTGCCGCAAGCCGGTGATCGCGGCGGTCGCCGGCTATGCGCTGGGCGGCGGCTGCGAGATCGCCATGATGTGCGACTTCATCCTGGCCGCCGACACCGCCAAGTTCGGCCAGCCGGAAATCACCATCGGCACCATTCCGGGCGCCGGTGGCACCCAGCGCCTGACCCGCTTCGTCGGCAAGTCGAAGGCGATGGAAATGTGTCTGACCGGCCGCATGATGGATGCCGAGGAGGCGGAGCGCGCCGGCCTCGTCAGCCGTATCATCCCGGCCGCCGAGCTGCTGGACGAGGCAATGAAGACCGCCGAGCGGATCGCCGCCATGTCAAAGCCAGCCGCGATGATGGCCAAGGAATCGGTGAACCGCGCCTACGAAACCACCCTCGCCGAGGGGGTGCGGTTCGAACGCAGGCTGTTCCACTCCACCTTCGCCATGGCGGACCAGAAGGAAGGCATGGCCGCCTTCATCGAGAAGCGCAAACCCGCCTTCAAGGACGAATAA
- the rpsT gene encoding 30S ribosomal protein S20 translates to MANTASAKKRIRQTIRRTAVNGARVSRIRTFVKQVETAIAGGNKDVAAEALKAAMPEMQRGVTKGVLHQNTVARKLSRLSARIKAL, encoded by the coding sequence ATGGCCAACACAGCGTCGGCAAAGAAGCGCATCCGTCAGACCATCCGCCGCACTGCGGTTAACGGAGCGCGGGTCAGCCGCATCCGCACCTTCGTGAAGCAGGTGGAAACCGCCATTGCCGGCGGCAACAAGGACGTCGCCGCCGAGGCGCTGAAGGCCGCCATGCCGGAAATGCAGCGCGGCGTCACCAAGGGCGTGCTGCACCAGAACACGGTCGCCCGCAAGCTGTCCCGGCTGTCCGCGCGCATCAAGGCGCTGTAA